In Polaribacter sp. L3A8, a genomic segment contains:
- a CDS encoding response regulator produces MKKILLIEDDVVLRENTSELLELSNYEVVNAANGKIGVQVAKETLPDIIVCDIMMPELDGYGVLEALTKNESTQHIPFIFLSAKTERKDVRKGMDLGADDYITKPFSEDELISAIESRLAKASILKDIRENKVVKTESTEETEEIRSLNDLKNYFEDNGESFLFAKEATVYKEGNNSNFIYLINKGLVKCHKLDEQGKQLTTALYKEDDLFGYTSFSQNLAYQESATAIKKTELVGLSKKALTNVLNKNHKVTLELIELLTEDLAVVKDQLLQMAYSSVSKKTAKTILMFAEKLNRKPEDQIKISRNDLASVAGIATETLIRTMSSFKKQGLIEIEGRTIRILDLERLKEIC; encoded by the coding sequence ATGAAAAAAATACTATTAATTGAAGACGATGTAGTTTTAAGAGAAAACACGTCAGAACTTTTAGAACTATCTAACTACGAGGTTGTAAATGCTGCAAATGGAAAAATAGGAGTACAAGTAGCAAAAGAAACTTTACCAGATATTATTGTTTGTGATATTATGATGCCAGAACTAGATGGTTATGGCGTGTTAGAAGCTTTAACTAAAAACGAAAGCACACAACACATCCCTTTTATATTTTTATCTGCAAAAACAGAAAGAAAAGATGTTAGAAAAGGAATGGATTTAGGTGCAGATGATTATATAACAAAACCTTTTAGTGAAGATGAGTTGATTAGTGCTATAGAAAGTAGACTAGCAAAAGCTTCTATATTAAAAGATATTAGAGAAAACAAAGTAGTAAAAACAGAAAGCACAGAAGAAACGGAAGAAATTAGAAGTCTTAATGATTTAAAAAATTATTTTGAAGACAATGGAGAGTCTTTTCTTTTTGCTAAAGAAGCAACCGTCTATAAAGAAGGTAATAACTCTAATTTTATTTATTTAATAAATAAAGGGTTAGTAAAGTGCCATAAATTAGATGAACAAGGAAAACAACTTACCACTGCTTTGTATAAAGAAGATGATTTGTTTGGCTATACTTCTTTTTCTCAAAATTTAGCGTATCAAGAATCTGCAACAGCAATTAAAAAAACAGAATTGGTAGGTCTTTCTAAAAAAGCATTAACCAATGTTTTAAACAAAAACCATAAAGTAACTTTAGAGTTAATAGAATTACTAACAGAAGATTTAGCTGTAGTAAAGGACCAACTTTTACAAATGGCCTATAGTTCTGTAAGTAAAAAAACGGCAAAGACTATTTTAATGTTTGCAGAAAAATTAAATAGAAAGCCAGAAGATCAAATAAAAATTTCTAGAAACGATTTAGCAAGTGTTGCTGGTATTGCAACAGAAACGTTAATTAGAACAATGTCTAGTTTTAAAAAACAAGGACTTATAGAAATAGAGGGTAGAACTATTAGAATTCTAGACTTAGAAAGGTTAAAAGAAATCTGTTAA
- a CDS encoding universal stress protein translates to MKNILLPTDFSDNSWNAIEYALNFYKDSKCNFYLLHINRLSNVATEGYCYGQTQELLVDINVENAKKKLKIVQQKIAQNFNNSKHKFYTLTDTNFFIESIRQHIEEKKVDVIVMGTKGASGFAGFITGSNTGDVITKVKCTTLVVPENAKFGKIEEIAFPTDFSLSTDLQLLQPIIDILEEKKASLRVLNISKKVTVLNTDQQKSKELVEDYFYNYSHSFHFLTNKKVEDAVQCFVNSRNIDMIVMVAKNLNYFQQILFHTKVAEISYHTDVPFLVLHE, encoded by the coding sequence ATGAAAAATATTTTACTACCCACAGATTTTTCTGATAATTCTTGGAACGCTATAGAGTACGCTTTAAATTTTTATAAAGACTCCAAGTGTAATTTTTATTTATTGCATATTAATAGATTAAGCAACGTTGCAACAGAAGGCTATTGTTACGGTCAAACACAAGAACTTCTTGTGGATATTAACGTAGAAAATGCAAAGAAAAAGCTAAAAATAGTACAACAAAAAATAGCACAAAATTTTAATAATAGCAAACATAAATTTTACACTTTAACAGATACTAACTTTTTTATTGAATCGATAAGACAACACATCGAAGAAAAAAAAGTAGATGTAATTGTTATGGGTACAAAAGGAGCTAGTGGTTTTGCTGGTTTTATTACAGGTAGCAATACCGGAGATGTTATTACAAAAGTAAAGTGTACAACTCTGGTGGTGCCAGAGAATGCTAAATTTGGCAAAATCGAAGAGATTGCATTTCCTACTGATTTTTCATTATCTACCGATTTGCAATTATTACAACCGATCATAGATATTTTAGAAGAAAAAAAAGCATCTTTAAGAGTTTTAAATATCAGTAAAAAAGTAACAGTATTAAATACAGACCAACAAAAAAGTAAAGAATTAGTAGAAGATTATTTTTATAATTATAGCCATAGTTTTCATTTTTTAACCAATAAAAAAGTAGAAGATGCAGTGCAGTGTTTTGTAAATAGTAGAAATATAGACATGATTGTTATGGTTGCAAAAAACCTTAATTATTTTCAACAAATACTATTTCATACCAAGGTGGCAGAAATAAGTTATCATACAGACGTTCCTTTTTTAGTGCTTCATGAATAA
- a CDS encoding (2Fe-2S)-binding protein: MPNYKLHINGKVRAVSADADTPLLWVLRDELNLVGTKFGCGIAQCGACTVHIDGVATRSCQMQVSILDDVKITTIEGLSDDGKHPVQEAWKEIDVPQCGYCQAGQIMTASAFLSENKNPSEEEIREAMHGNICRCASYNRIEKAVKVAAEKMS, translated from the coding sequence ATGCCAAATTATAAGCTTCATATTAACGGAAAAGTACGTGCAGTTTCTGCAGATGCAGATACACCCTTGTTATGGGTTTTAAGGGATGAACTAAATTTAGTAGGTACAAAATTTGGTTGTGGTATTGCACAATGTGGTGCTTGTACAGTACATATAGACGGTGTTGCTACAAGAAGTTGCCAAATGCAAGTTTCTATTTTAGATGATGTAAAAATTACAACGATAGAAGGGTTGTCTGATGATGGAAAACACCCAGTACAAGAGGCTTGGAAAGAAATTGATGTGCCACAATGTGGATATTGTCAGGCAGGACAAATTATGACTGCTTCTGCGTTTTTATCAGAAAATAAAAATCCTTCAGAAGAAGAAATTAGAGAAGCTATGCATGGTAATATTTGTAGATGTGCTTCTTATAATAGAATAGAAAAAGCGGTAAAAGTTGCTGCAGAAAAAATGTCTTAA
- the metG gene encoding methionine--tRNA ligase gives MSAPKRYTITAALPYTNGPIHIGHLAGVYVPADIYARYLRLTGNDVAYISGSDEHGAAIPMRAKKEGVSPQVIIDKYHGIIKKSFEDFGISFDNYSRTSAKIHHETASEFFTKMYNDGEFIEEVSAQLYDEEANQFLADRFVVGTCPKCGFEESYGDQCENCGTSHNATDLINPKSAITGNVPTVKETKHWFLPLDKHEDFLREWILEGHKKDWKPNVYGQVKSWVEDGLRPRAVTRDLDWGIPVPLKDAEGKVLYVWFDAPIGYISSTKEWAAREGKNWEDYWKKDDTKLVHFIGKDNIVFHCIIFPSMLKAHGDYILPDNVPANEFLNLEGNKLSTSKNWAVWLHEYLEEFPDQQDVLRYTLTANAPESKDNDFTWKDFQAKNNNELVAIFGNFINRVVVLTNKYYEGIVPAPNDFTEVDEDVLAAIKEFPNIIGKSIERYRFREASQELMNLARLGNKYLADEEPWKVIKVDAARVQTIMYVALQISTALAVASKPFLPFTSDKLKGILNIDDTLSWTDVTEKDVLLPAAHQINKAELLFSKIEDKTIDAQIEKLEATKIANEQENKVLEPQKETIEFEDFTKLDIRIGTILEAEKVAKTKKLLKLKVDVGIDTRTIVSGIAESFSPEDIIGQQVSVLVNLAPRKIRGVESQGMILMTDTPDGKLAFVEPTKAVKNGQQVS, from the coding sequence ATGAGTGCTCCTAAAAGATATACAATTACTGCCGCTTTACCATATACAAATGGTCCAATACATATTGGTCATTTAGCAGGTGTTTACGTTCCTGCAGATATTTATGCGCGTTATTTACGTTTAACAGGTAATGATGTTGCCTACATTTCTGGTTCGGATGAGCATGGTGCTGCCATACCAATGAGAGCTAAAAAAGAAGGCGTTTCTCCGCAAGTAATTATTGATAAATACCATGGAATCATCAAAAAATCTTTTGAAGATTTCGGAATTTCTTTTGATAATTATTCAAGAACTTCAGCTAAAATTCATCATGAAACTGCCTCAGAGTTTTTTACAAAAATGTATAATGATGGTGAGTTTATAGAAGAAGTTTCGGCACAATTGTATGATGAGGAAGCAAATCAGTTTTTAGCAGACCGATTTGTGGTAGGAACTTGCCCAAAATGTGGTTTCGAAGAAAGTTATGGAGATCAATGTGAAAACTGCGGTACTTCTCATAACGCTACAGATTTAATTAATCCTAAATCTGCAATTACAGGAAATGTACCAACCGTAAAAGAAACAAAACACTGGTTTTTACCTCTAGATAAGCACGAAGATTTTTTACGTGAGTGGATTTTAGAAGGTCATAAAAAAGATTGGAAACCTAATGTTTACGGACAAGTAAAAAGTTGGGTAGAAGATGGTTTAAGACCAAGAGCAGTAACAAGAGATTTAGATTGGGGAATTCCGGTTCCTTTAAAAGATGCCGAAGGAAAAGTTTTATATGTTTGGTTTGATGCACCAATTGGCTACATTTCATCTACCAAAGAATGGGCTGCTAGAGAAGGAAAAAACTGGGAAGATTATTGGAAAAAGGATGATACCAAATTGGTTCATTTTATAGGGAAAGACAATATTGTTTTTCACTGTATTATTTTTCCATCGATGTTAAAAGCACATGGAGATTATATTTTACCAGATAATGTACCTGCAAACGAGTTTTTAAATTTAGAAGGAAATAAATTATCTACTTCTAAAAACTGGGCAGTTTGGTTACACGAGTATTTAGAAGAATTTCCAGATCAGCAAGATGTTTTACGTTATACATTAACTGCAAACGCACCAGAAAGTAAAGACAACGATTTTACTTGGAAAGATTTTCAAGCTAAAAACAACAACGAATTGGTTGCTATTTTTGGCAACTTTATTAACAGAGTTGTCGTTTTAACCAACAAATATTACGAGGGAATTGTACCTGCGCCAAATGATTTTACAGAAGTAGATGAAGATGTTTTAGCAGCTATAAAAGAGTTTCCTAATATTATTGGTAAATCTATAGAAAGATATAGATTTAGAGAAGCTAGCCAAGAATTAATGAATTTAGCAAGACTTGGTAACAAGTATTTAGCGGATGAAGAGCCTTGGAAAGTGATAAAAGTAGATGCAGCACGTGTACAAACAATTATGTATGTTGCTTTGCAAATTTCTACAGCATTGGCAGTGGCTTCTAAACCATTTTTACCGTTTACTTCGGATAAATTAAAAGGAATTTTAAATATTGATGATACGCTTTCTTGGACAGATGTTACCGAAAAAGATGTTTTATTACCTGCAGCGCATCAAATAAACAAAGCAGAATTGTTGTTTTCTAAAATTGAAGATAAAACAATTGATGCTCAGATAGAAAAATTAGAAGCAACTAAAATTGCCAACGAGCAAGAAAATAAAGTGCTAGAACCTCAAAAAGAAACTATTGAATTTGAAGATTTTACCAAACTAGATATTAGAATTGGTACTATTTTAGAAGCAGAAAAAGTGGCTAAAACTAAAAAGCTTTTAAAATTAAAGGTTGATGTAGGTATTGATACAAGAACTATTGTTTCTGGTATTGCAGAAAGCTTTTCACCAGAAGATATTATTGGTCAGCAAGTTTCTGTTTTGGTAAACTTAGCACCTAGGAAAATTAGAGGCGTAGAAAGCCAAGGAATGATTTTAATGACGGATACTCCTGATGGTAAATTAGCCTTTGTAGAACCTACAAAAGCAGTTAAAAACGGGCAACAAGTAAGTTAA
- a CDS encoding S66 peptidase family protein — protein MIFSSIKAQDKLSTPAYLEKGDTIAIVAPAGILRGRQATIDNAKKLAESWGLKVVIGKNVFKQNNHFAGTDVERCQDFQDALDNPNIKAIWAARGGYGSVRILDLLDFTKFKEQPKWIIGYSDITAFHNHIHNLGVETIHGMMASSLEEKPEEIIKTISSFKNALFGKDISYKITSSKYNRTTSSKIIEGQIIGGNLAILTSMLGSKSQLNTDGKVLFIEEIGEYKYSIDRMLQSLKRAGYFTNVNAVIIGNMSSIRKNSTKWGSTIEQLILDVVPEDTPVFFDFPAGHEADNRAMIFGRNVKLSVGNGQYSVDFIK, from the coding sequence ATGATTTTTTCATCGATAAAAGCACAAGACAAATTAAGTACGCCAGCCTATTTAGAAAAAGGAGATACAATTGCTATTGTTGCACCTGCAGGTATTTTAAGAGGCAGACAAGCAACCATTGATAATGCTAAGAAATTAGCCGAAAGTTGGGGTTTAAAAGTGGTTATAGGTAAAAATGTATTTAAACAAAACAATCATTTTGCAGGAACGGATGTAGAACGTTGTCAAGATTTTCAAGATGCGTTAGACAACCCAAATATTAAAGCAATTTGGGCTGCAAGAGGCGGTTATGGTTCTGTAAGAATTTTAGATCTATTAGATTTTACAAAATTTAAAGAGCAACCAAAATGGATTATTGGGTATTCTGATATTACTGCGTTTCACAACCACATTCATAATTTAGGTGTAGAAACGATTCACGGAATGATGGCAAGTAGTTTAGAGGAGAAGCCAGAGGAAATTATTAAAACAATTTCGAGTTTTAAAAATGCGTTGTTTGGTAAAGACATTTCTTATAAAATTACTTCATCTAAATACAATAGAACTACTTCATCAAAAATTATAGAAGGACAAATTATAGGAGGAAACTTAGCTATTTTAACATCTATGTTAGGTTCTAAAAGTCAGTTAAATACGGATGGTAAAGTGTTGTTTATCGAAGAGATTGGCGAGTATAAATATTCTATTGATAGAATGTTGCAAAGTTTAAAACGTGCCGGATATTTTACAAATGTAAATGCTGTAATTATAGGTAATATGTCTTCTATCAGAAAGAATTCTACCAAATGGGGAAGTACTATTGAGCAATTAATTTTAGATGTTGTTCCAGAAGATACTCCTGTTTTCTTTGATTTTCCTGCAGGACATGAAGCAGATAATAGAGCAATGATTTTTGGACGAAACGTAAAGTTATCTGTTGGTAACGGACAGTATTCTGTTGATTTTATAAAATAG
- a CDS encoding YraN family protein gives MAEHNELGKEGEKLAIKFLLKNGYKILETNYRYLKAEVDIIALKGEILAAVEVKTRSSDYFEEPQDAVKAKKIKLLVSAIDYYVVQRDLDVEVRFDIIAILINKKGTKLEHLEDAFLYF, from the coding sequence ATGGCAGAACACAATGAACTTGGAAAAGAAGGAGAAAAATTAGCGATTAAATTTTTATTAAAAAATGGTTATAAAATTCTAGAAACAAACTACCGTTATTTAAAGGCAGAAGTAGATATTATTGCTCTAAAAGGAGAAATATTAGCTGCTGTTGAGGTAAAAACAAGAAGTTCAGATTATTTTGAAGAACCACAAGATGCCGTAAAAGCTAAAAAAATTAAATTATTGGTTTCTGCAATTGATTATTATGTGGTGCAAAGAGATTTAGATGTGGAAGTAAGATTTGATATTATTGCAATTTTAATCAATAAAAAAGGAACAAAATTGGAGCATTTAGAAGATGCTTTTCTTTATTTTTAA
- a CDS encoding DMT family transporter, which yields MVTKKFWFGVLLGVLGIVLFSSKAVMVKLAYNYNVDAITMLLLRMLFSFPFYVVIVYLYRNKNQEIKITKKDYYWVVFFGLVGYYLASYFDFVGLSYIKASLERIILFVYPTIVILLNRLFFKQPITKFQALAIFLSYVGIVIAFSDEVDISGNNVYLGGFFVLLSAITYASYLVGSGWLIPKFGVVKFTAYAMLVSCFCVFVHFSIIGETDLFNLPWQVYGFGLLIAIFATVIPSFLVSTSIKMISSSNFAIVAGVGPISTIILASFFLGERLTLVQFFGAFLVIIGIVITSLKQAKKK from the coding sequence ATGGTTACAAAAAAGTTTTGGTTTGGTGTTCTCTTAGGGGTTTTAGGTATTGTACTTTTCTCTTCTAAAGCTGTAATGGTAAAGCTAGCGTACAATTATAATGTAGATGCTATTACCATGTTGTTGCTAAGAATGTTATTTTCTTTTCCTTTTTATGTGGTGATTGTATATCTATATCGAAATAAAAATCAGGAAATAAAAATAACCAAAAAAGATTATTATTGGGTAGTATTTTTTGGTTTGGTTGGTTATTATTTGGCTAGCTATTTCGATTTTGTAGGTTTAAGCTATATAAAGGCAAGTTTAGAACGTATTATTTTGTTTGTATATCCTACCATTGTAATTTTATTAAATAGATTATTCTTTAAACAACCTATTACTAAATTTCAGGCGCTTGCCATCTTTTTATCATACGTAGGTATTGTAATTGCTTTTTCTGATGAGGTTGATATTTCTGGTAATAATGTGTATTTAGGAGGCTTTTTTGTGCTTTTAAGTGCAATAACGTATGCTTCTTATTTGGTAGGAAGTGGATGGTTAATTCCTAAATTTGGGGTAGTAAAGTTTACAGCTTATGCCATGTTAGTTTCTTGTTTTTGTGTGTTTGTTCACTTTAGCATTATTGGTGAAACAGATTTGTTTAATTTGCCTTGGCAAGTATATGGTTTTGGGCTTCTAATAGCAATATTTGCTACTGTAATTCCGTCTTTTTTAGTAAGTACTTCTATTAAAATGATTAGCTCATCTAACTTTGCAATTGTTGCAGGTGTTGGGCCAATATCTACCATAATACTAGCCTCTTTTTTCTTAGGAGAAAGGTTGACTTTAGTTCAGTTTTTTGGTGCTTTTTTAGTAATAATAGGTATTGTTATTACCTCCTTAAAACAAGCAAAGAAAAAGTAA
- a CDS encoding TlpA family protein disulfide reductase encodes MVKKWVVIFALFINYNVISQQYFKINDDAPSFKLWITDGTKLTNKEINKKVVVFKFWFTSCMPCLTDIPKLNSLVKEFKNRDDILFIAPALDRKPTIEKLLKVHPFHFKIAYSAMDVSQKFNKQQVYPSYFIINKKGKIAYIDSGNKKSDISDLRKAILKALK; translated from the coding sequence ATGGTAAAAAAATGGGTAGTTATTTTTGCGTTATTTATTAATTATAATGTTATTAGTCAACAATATTTTAAAATTAATGATGACGCGCCTAGCTTTAAATTATGGATTACAGATGGCACAAAATTAACCAATAAAGAAATTAATAAAAAAGTAGTTGTTTTTAAATTTTGGTTTACCTCTTGCATGCCTTGTTTAACAGACATTCCTAAATTAAATAGTCTTGTAAAAGAGTTTAAAAATAGAGATGATATTTTATTTATTGCACCGGCATTAGATAGAAAACCCACAATAGAAAAGCTATTAAAAGTACATCCTTTTCATTTTAAAATTGCTTATTCTGCGATGGATGTTAGTCAGAAATTTAACAAACAACAAGTGTATCCCTCTTATTTTATTATCAATAAAAAAGGAAAAATTGCCTACATAGATAGTGGCAATAAAAAATCTGATATTAGTGATTTAAGAAAAGCTATTTTAAAAGCTTTAAAGTAG
- a CDS encoding TlpA family protein disulfide reductase, protein MKKILAFIFLISSFAQAQYTVNGTMYPTLKSDWVILYKIEGATQKFVQNSKIAIDTVTIQGKKQAIGKFSFTLPTNTKPGSYRLTYKLEEAGFVDFIFNKEDVSFSFNPNYGNQTVFFTASKENILYKSYLDKSAAAQQTLDSIQVVGLQNKSLNLNKEYKKALKQVNDIQKEYLETSNGMYVYPFIKASLKNNSSDILKTPEEYMSSMNNTFFNNIDFDNKTLLNSSFLISRITDYVFYINFSEDQETQQKLYKKSVDTVLSKIESITYKKDVIEFLITQFESSMNLDLIDYLFETYYNKLPTNIQNKSFKESKQALFAAEIGRIAPDFSWKENGKELKLSKLGDAENYLLIFWSTTCSHCLNEVPQVHKFLKENKKVKVIAFSLEKEAFGWNSFKNTLPNWHHVLGLNKWENKIARTYNIVSTPSYFILDANKKIIAKPEHLKDVKDFFTEK, encoded by the coding sequence ATGAAAAAAATACTCGCTTTTATATTCTTAATCTCTTCATTTGCACAAGCACAATATACTGTAAACGGTACAATGTATCCTACTTTAAAAAGTGATTGGGTTATTTTATACAAAATAGAAGGAGCTACACAAAAGTTTGTACAAAATTCTAAAATAGCAATAGATACTGTTACAATTCAAGGAAAAAAACAAGCAATAGGTAAGTTTAGTTTTACACTACCAACAAACACAAAACCGGGTTCTTATAGATTAACTTATAAATTAGAGGAAGCTGGTTTTGTAGATTTTATTTTTAATAAAGAAGATGTAAGTTTTAGTTTTAATCCTAATTACGGAAACCAAACCGTTTTTTTTACAGCTTCAAAAGAAAATATTTTATATAAAAGTTATTTAGACAAAAGTGCTGCAGCGCAACAAACATTAGATTCTATACAAGTTGTAGGGTTACAAAATAAAAGTTTAAATTTAAATAAAGAATATAAAAAAGCTTTAAAGCAGGTAAATGATATTCAAAAAGAATATTTAGAAACGTCAAACGGCATGTATGTTTATCCTTTTATTAAAGCTTCCTTAAAAAATAATTCTTCGGATATTTTAAAAACTCCAGAAGAATATATGTCTAGCATGAATAATACCTTTTTTAACAACATAGATTTTGATAATAAAACGCTTTTAAACTCTTCTTTTTTAATCAGTAGAATTACAGATTATGTTTTTTATATTAACTTTTCTGAAGATCAAGAAACACAACAAAAATTATATAAAAAATCGGTAGATACCGTACTTTCTAAAATTGAAAGTATCACTTATAAAAAAGATGTAATTGAGTTTTTAATAACTCAGTTTGAATCTTCTATGAATTTAGATTTAATAGATTATTTATTTGAAACTTATTATAACAAATTACCTACTAACATTCAAAATAAAAGTTTTAAAGAATCAAAACAAGCCTTATTTGCTGCCGAAATAGGTAGAATTGCACCAGACTTTTCTTGGAAAGAAAACGGAAAAGAATTAAAACTTTCTAAGTTAGGCGATGCAGAAAATTATTTATTGATTTTTTGGAGTACTACTTGCTCACATTGTTTAAACGAAGTACCACAAGTACATAAATTTTTAAAAGAAAATAAAAAGGTAAAAGTGATTGCTTTTTCTTTAGAAAAAGAGGCTTTTGGTTGGAACAGCTTTAAGAATACATTACCAAATTGGCACCATGTTTTAGGATTAAACAAATGGGAAAACAAAATTGCAAGAACCTATAATATTGTTTCTACACCAAGTTATTTTATTTTAGATGCTAACAAAAAAATTATTGCAAAACCAGAACATTTAAAAGATGTAAAAGATTTTTTTACCGAAAAGTAA
- a CDS encoding CvpA family protein: MNIFDIIIASLLLFGFVRGILKGLFVEVASLVALIGGVYGAIHFSHFASNFLTAYVSWKPEYISLASFAITFVIIILVIALLGKALTKIADFASLGILNKILGGVFGALKIGLILSVVFIFFGKMNDTIPFIEKETLEESILYAPVKKVAPSIFPSIIKEEVEEKPL, encoded by the coding sequence ATGAATATTTTTGATATTATTATAGCTTCTTTATTACTTTTTGGTTTTGTTAGAGGTATTTTAAAAGGTTTATTTGTAGAAGTTGCATCTTTGGTTGCTTTAATAGGTGGTGTATATGGTGCAATTCATTTTTCTCACTTTGCTTCTAATTTCTTAACAGCATATGTTTCTTGGAAACCAGAATATATTTCTTTAGCTTCTTTTGCAATTACTTTTGTTATTATTATTTTGGTAATAGCACTTCTAGGAAAAGCATTAACTAAAATTGCAGATTTTGCTTCTTTAGGTATTTTAAATAAAATATTAGGCGGTGTATTTGGCGCTTTAAAAATAGGATTGATATTAAGTGTCGTTTTCATTTTTTTTGGTAAAATGAATGATACAATTCCTTTTATAGAAAAAGAAACATTAGAAGAATCTATTTTATATGCTCCAGTAAAAAAAGTAGCTCCGAGTATTTTTCCATCAATAATTAAAGAAGAGGTAGAGGAGAAGCCTTTATAA
- a CDS encoding carbonic anhydrase, translated as MDLDNVFINNENWIKDKLSIDKNYFEELAKGQSPELLYIGCSDSRATAEELMGAKPGEVFVHRNIANMVISIDLNAMSVVNYAVDQLKVKHVIVCGHYGCGGVKAAMQSADLGILNPWLRNIRDVYRIHADELNAISNEEKKYERLVELNVKEQCVNLIKTATVQKAYRDRGLKVHGWVFDIHSGKLIDLKIDFEKYLEDIMQIYHLD; from the coding sequence ATGGATTTAGATAACGTTTTTATAAATAATGAAAATTGGATAAAAGATAAATTATCTATTGATAAAAATTATTTCGAAGAATTAGCCAAAGGTCAAAGCCCAGAGTTATTATACATTGGTTGTTCAGACAGTAGAGCAACCGCAGAAGAATTGATGGGCGCAAAACCCGGAGAAGTTTTTGTGCATAGAAATATAGCCAATATGGTTATTAGTATCGATTTAAATGCAATGTCTGTTGTAAATTATGCCGTAGACCAATTAAAAGTAAAACACGTTATTGTTTGTGGTCATTATGGATGTGGTGGCGTAAAAGCCGCTATGCAATCTGCAGATCTAGGTATTTTAAACCCTTGGTTGCGTAATATTAGAGATGTGTATAGAATTCATGCAGATGAGTTAAATGCAATTTCTAATGAAGAAAAAAAATATGAACGCTTGGTAGAATTAAACGTTAAAGAACAATGCGTAAACTTAATTAAAACAGCAACAGTACAAAAAGCATACAGAGATCGTGGCTTAAAAGTACATGGTTGGGTTTTTGATATTCACTCAGGAAAACTAATAGATCTTAAAATCGATTTTGAAAAATATCTAGAAGATATTATGCAAATTTATCATTTAGATTAA